The Chitinophaga caeni genome segment TTCGGTTGAGGATCAGCTCCAGGAGCGGCTTGCATCATGGATTCCATGCGCCAAGCATCGAGGTTGGTGATATAGTTTACGCGGCCATCTTTTTCCCAGCGGGAACCTTTGATGTTGAAATACACTTTCACCATATCTCCTTCGTTGAATCGATCAACGATGGCAGTTCTATCTTGAACTGCTTGAAATTTAATATAGTTTGTAATAACGCGGCCATTGAAATCTTCCGATTTCTCGATAACAAACTCTCTTGTTTTAAAAGTTTCACTGCGCTGTACCGTGTTATATTTCACAATCAGCTTTCCGGTAATTTCAAAGCTCATGGGTAAAAAATTTTAAAAAAGTATGCGATAGCGTCAAAGATAAGTTATTCGACTTAGGTACGAACAATTACTTTTACACAACTTATTCTCAAAATTAAATAACCTTTCATACATTTGCGTCCGCTTTCTAAAAAATGCGGTAGAACATATTTATATATGTACTGCAAAAATGGTCCTGGGAATTTATCCTGGACATGGGAACGGGACTTAGATATTACCATCGATGCTATTTTACCAGCAATTGTGATTAATTTCTATTATAAGGTAAACTGTTTTTCAAATCGGTTGTTAATCATACAACTATAAACTTTGAAAAAACTGATAGAATGCAGATGGCATAAGGGTTTGAACAAATCGACTTGCAAGCTTGCATGACGTTATTCATATTGTAATTATTCGAAAAAAAACAAGGCAGATAAATTTTTTTTTTCAACATTTTCTACAGATATTCGTCATCCTGTCTAAAATTTTTCAATGCACTTTCGATTGGAAAGTTTGAATTCGAGAACACCCTAATTAATAAACGACTAATTATTATATCTACATGAATAAAACTTGCGAACAAGTTTGGGATAGGTGTCTGAATATAATCAGGGATATAGTGGAATGGCAGCCTTTCAAGACTTGGTTTGAACCCATAAAACCTGTAAAGCTCGAAAATAATGTTTTGACGATACAGGTCCCCAGCCAGTTTTTTTATGAATATCTTGAAGAGCATTATGTTGGATTATTAGGAAAAACCATTAAACGTGAATTAGGGAAAGAAGCGAGATTGGAATACCGGATCGTTGTAGAAAACAGCATCCCCCATCAACACGCCAAAACCGTGAACATGCCCACACAGTTTACCAGGTCTCAAAAGGAAAGTGAAGTAGACTTTCCCTTGACCATCCACAACCCGGTCAAGAACCCGTTTGTAATACCCGGCATTAAAAGGGTACAGATTGATTCCCAGTTGAATCCGAACTACACTTTCGATTCTTATATTGAAGGTGATTGTAACCGCGTAGCCCGCAGGGCCGGCAAAACGGTCAGCGATAAGCCCGGTGGCACCTCCTTTAACCCCCTCGTTATATATGGCGGTGTGGGTTTAGGTAAAACCCACTTGGCACAAGCGATCGGTAATGAAGTGAAACGTCAAAGCCCCAACAAGGCTGTATTATACGTGAGTGCCGAAAAATTTATCAATCAATTTATCGATCACTCCAAGAATAACATCATCAACGACTTTATACATTTCTATCAATTAATAGACGTATTGATTGTTGATGATATTCAATTCTTTGCAAGGGCAGAAAAATCGCAGGACGCTTTCTTCGCGATATTTAATCACTTGCATCAATCCGGCAAGCAATTGATCTTAACATCCGACAAGCCTCCCAAGGATTTGGACGGTGTACAGGAACGCCTGTTGAGCCGCTTCCGCTGGGGACTAAGTGCAGATATCCAGGTACCTGACTTCGAGACCCGCATGGAAATATTGGAAATGAAAATGCGCAACGATGGATTGGAGATGCCGAAGGAAGTTGTGAAGTACGTTGCCTATAATATTCAAAGCAATGTTCGCGAACTGGAAGGCGCCCTGATCTCATTGCTCGCGCAGTCGTCTTTGAACCGCAAAGAAATAGATTTGGACTTAGCCAAGAGAGTGTTGAAATCGTTCGTGAAAACATCATCTAAAGAAATCACGATCGACAGCATACAGAAAATGGTATGCGAATATTTTGATGTGCCTTATGAAAAGCTTTTACAGAAAACCCGCAAGCGGGAGATCGTTCAAGCCAGGCAAATTACCATGTACCTAGCGAAATCATTTACCAAGAATTCCCTGAAAACCATCGGGGAACATTTTGGAGGCCGGGATCACACTACCGTGATACATTCCTGCCAAACCGTGAAAGATTTAATGGATACGGATAATAATTTCCGCGATAGCGTGATCGAACTGCAACAGAAAGTACAGCTCGCCGCCATGTAATTCGAGAGAGCATAACTCATTGAAAAACGCCGGGTTACGTAACCCGGCGTTTTTCATATATCGGAAATTGGAAATTTTAAAAAAAGTGAACGAGTCTTTTGGAGATTTCAAAACTTTGTTTACTTTTGCATCCCCACACAAGGGAACGGTGAGATGCCTGAGTGGCCGAAAGGAACGGTTTGCTAAACCGTCGTACGGGTTAAACTGTACCGAGGGTTCGAATCCCTCTCTCACCGCGAAGTTTTTAAAAACTAAAAAGCCGCTGCTAGAGCGGTTTTTTAGTTTTCGTGCATATTATACGAGCATTCTTCTTTCTTCTTTACGACCCACTAGTGGCTTCATATCCGGCAGTTTTTTAACGGTTATAAAATTAAAAAACGGTACTTAAAAAATACAATTGCTGATACTTGCTATATTTCCCTTGCAGTAACGCTAAACATCTACAGGACTCTTTCAAATTTTCTTTTCATTGAATAAAGCAACAGCATTGAAAATTTATCATTGTTGTCCGACTAAAAATGCTTTAAAGGCACTTGAATTCCTTACCTGGTCAAGGATATAAGCGAAGGATGATACATTCACCCCCCGCCAAGAGAACCGTGGAACTTCGCACCGTTGATAGCGAAGGGTAGCTTGGCCATACAGTAGTAGAAAGGCCAGATCGAGCGATCAAATTGGCGGCCGTAATGCCAATTTGTGCCCATTTTTCGTGCTTTTTTGGGTAAACAAAAAAGTACAAGAAACGAGCAGATGAACATTGAATCGAACTATTGAGGGATCAAATTGCTCCCCGGTTAAAATTTAGTCGGACAACAATGAAAATTTATATATACTTATGCTACTTTAATTAACCATTATTGTCTTAACCCTCGCCGGTTTTTCCCTATCATATTTATACATATATCTCAATCCTACCATAACCCCGATCAACGCCATGAACACACCCACCAGGGAAGGATAATTATACCCTAAACCATAGGTCAACGGGATACCGCCCAGGTAAGCGCCTGCCGAATTAGCTACGTTGAAGGCCGCTTGCAAAAACGCCGCCGCCATCATCTCCGAACCGGGAGCCGCTTTCATTAACATGATATTTAAAGGGGAACCGGTAGACATTGATAAGCCGCCGCAAATAAACGTCAATAACAAGGATACCGTTTTATCTTCCGAAAAGAAGAAAACCGCTAACAGGGAAACCATCATCAATGCCAATAAGATCGTCGTTGCTTTAGAGGCGCCAATCTTATCGGATAAATAGCCCCCCAGCAAGTTACCAACTACCATACCGCCCCCGGCTAATGCCATAATGTAAGTCATATTCTCCGGCTTAAAACCGGAAATACCCGTCATTAAAGGGCTGATATAACTGAACCAGGTAAATAGCCCGCCGAAACCGATCGCGGTAATAATTAATACCATCCAGGTTTGATTATTCTTCAGGAAACGCAACTCTTGCAGTGGATTTGATTCTTCTTTCCCTTCCATCGATGGCAACCAGGTATACAGGAATAGTAAGGTTAATAAACCGATGAAAGTCACAATCGCAAAATACCAGCGCCAATGGAAATGTGTACCGACGTACGTCACCAATGGCACCATTGCCAAGTTGGCCACCGTAAGTCCTGAAAACATAATCGAAATGTATTGCGCTTCTTTACCCTTCGCGGCCAACTTGGAAGCGACTACTGCACCGATGCCGAAAAAAGCGCCATGTGGTAAACCTGATAAAAATCTTACCAAGAGCATCAGGGTATAATTAGGCGCCACGATAGACAAACCGTTAAATAATATAAAAATCCCCATCAGTACCATCAACACTTTC includes the following:
- a CDS encoding DUF3127 domain-containing protein — protein: MSFEITGKLIVKYNTVQRSETFKTREFVIEKSEDFNGRVITNYIKFQAVQDRTAIVDRFNEGDMVKVYFNIKGSRWEKDGRVNYITNLDAWRMESMMQAAPGADPQPNYNTSQEAFNGNSSETNDDLPF
- the dnaA gene encoding chromosomal replication initiator protein DnaA, producing the protein MNKTCEQVWDRCLNIIRDIVEWQPFKTWFEPIKPVKLENNVLTIQVPSQFFYEYLEEHYVGLLGKTIKRELGKEARLEYRIVVENSIPHQHAKTVNMPTQFTRSQKESEVDFPLTIHNPVKNPFVIPGIKRVQIDSQLNPNYTFDSYIEGDCNRVARRAGKTVSDKPGGTSFNPLVIYGGVGLGKTHLAQAIGNEVKRQSPNKAVLYVSAEKFINQFIDHSKNNIINDFIHFYQLIDVLIVDDIQFFARAEKSQDAFFAIFNHLHQSGKQLILTSDKPPKDLDGVQERLLSRFRWGLSADIQVPDFETRMEILEMKMRNDGLEMPKEVVKYVAYNIQSNVRELEGALISLLAQSSLNRKEIDLDLAKRVLKSFVKTSSKEITIDSIQKMVCEYFDVPYEKLLQKTRKREIVQARQITMYLAKSFTKNSLKTIGEHFGGRDHTTVIHSCQTVKDLMDTDNNFRDSVIELQQKVQLAAM
- a CDS encoding MFS transporter; translation: MVDKRVLPLAVGGLAIGTTEFTIMGLLPSIADSLQVDIPTAGHLISAYALGVVVGAPLFILYSVKFPPKKVLMVLMGIFILFNGLSIVAPNYTLMLLVRFLSGLPHGAFFGIGAVVASKLAAKGKEAQYISIMFSGLTVANLAMVPLVTYVGTHFHWRWYFAIVTFIGLLTLLFLYTWLPSMEGKEESNPLQELRFLKNNQTWMVLIITAIGFGGLFTWFSYISPLMTGISGFKPENMTYIMALAGGGMVVGNLLGGYLSDKIGASKATTILLALMMVSLLAVFFFSEDKTVSLLLTFICGGLSMSTGSPLNIMLMKAAPGSEMMAAAFLQAAFNVANSAGAYLGGIPLTYGLGYNYPSLVGVFMALIGVMVGLRYMYKYDREKPARVKTIMVN